The Salvia splendens isolate huo1 chromosome 21, SspV2, whole genome shotgun sequence genome includes a window with the following:
- the LOC121783249 gene encoding uncharacterized protein LOC121783249 produces MHSGFEITGIHHPPQQQPENPLLLSMNPTHILDQIHTSQQPLPLHHLLPPHYPPSPFFPLNFKLGLNDIHSTSSAAANSGGGDALLRGSQQYHLPEARQSSLGMLHSQFWEPLPAEVSNENSEIVRRREALATCLDAKSRAHFSELEAVYKRHGNAEATQTAPNLTTTPPPLPEEEPSRTEPKKAKRKKKKKATDSDPQQITPMEEFFENLVKQVLEHQENLQRKFTEVIDRLSEERRAREEAWRSQELAHLEREAAARAHEKAMAKSREATIVSYLEKITGQRINMPTPESAAANTSDDSNCGGGEDRDRD; encoded by the exons ATGCATTCGGGTTTCGAAATCACCGGCATCCACCACCCGCCGCAGCAGCAACCCGAGAACCCACTTCTACTATCCATGAACCCGACCCATATCCTCGACCAAATCCACACTTCCCAACAACCACTACccctccaccacctcctcccACCCCACTACCCCCCCTCCCCCTTCTTCCCCCTCAACTTCAAGCTCGGCCTCAACGACATTCACTCAacttcctccgccgccgccaacAGCGGCGGCGGAGATGCCTTGCTTCGTGGGAGTCAGCAATACCATCTGCCCGAGGCCCGACAATCCTCTCTCGGAATGCTCCACTCACAATTTTG GGAACCCCTTCCAGCAGAAGTATCCAATGAAAACAGTGAAATAGTGAGGCGGAGAGAAGCTCTAGCGACCTGTTTGGACGCCAAGAGTAGAGCACATTTCAGCGAGCTGGAAGCCGTATACAAACGTCACGGTAATGCTGAAGCCACCCAAACAGCCCCTAACTTAACAACAACACCACCACCACTGCCCGAAGAAGAACCTTCCAGAACCGAACCGAAGAAggcgaagaggaagaagaagaaaaaagcgACGGATTCGGATCCGCAGCAAATCACTCCGATGGAGGAATTCTTCGAGAATCTGGTGAAGCAGGTGCTGGAGCACCAGGAGAATCTGCAGAGGAAATTCACGGAGGTGATCGATCGGCTGAGCGAGGAGAGGAGAGCGAGGGAGGAGGCGTGGAGGAGTCAGGAGCTCGCGCATCTCGAGCGCGAGGCGGCGGCGAGGGCGCACGAGAAGGCGATGGCGAAGAGCCGCGAGGCGACGATCGTTTCCTATCTGGAGAAGATTACAGGACAGCGGATTAATATGCCGACGCCGGAGAGCGCGGCGGCGAACACCAGCGACGACTCGAATTGCGGAGGCGGAGAGGATCGAGATCGGGATTGA